From Oncorhynchus mykiss isolate Arlee chromosome 25, USDA_OmykA_1.1, whole genome shotgun sequence, a single genomic window includes:
- the LOC118944280 gene encoding vegetative cell wall protein gp1-like gives MSGQRKYKAPPSHIPWTPGHSHTKFLCPGSLGPSHTTFHSPGHLEPSNTICPVSDPLRPSHATGTASGPVGPSHTTGPASGPVGPSHTPGPVSDPLRPSHTTGPASGPVGPSHTPGPVSDPLEPSHTPGPVSDALRPSHTTGPASGPVGPSHTPGPVSDPLEPSHTTGPASGPVKPSHSTGPGPGTHT, from the coding sequence ATGTCTGGACAGAGAAAGTATAAGGCCCCTCCCAGCCACATTCCCTGGACCCCAGGGCACTCCCACACCAAATTCCTTTGCCCAGGGTCCCTAGGTCCATCCCATACCACATTCCATAGCCCAGGCCACCTAGAGCCCTCCAACACAATCTGCCCTGTCTCAGACCCCCTAAGGCCCTCCCATGCCACCGGCACTGCCTCAGGCCCCGTAgggccctcccataccaccggcccTGCCTCAGGCCCCGTAGGGCCCTCCCATACCCCAGGCCCTGTCTCAGACCCCCTAAggccctcccataccaccggcccTGCATCAGGCCCCGTAGGGCCCTCCCATACCCCAGGACCTGTCTCAGACCCCCTAGAGCCCTCCCATACCCCAGGCCCTGTCTCAGACGCCCTAAggccctcccataccaccggcccTGCATCAGGCCCCGTAGGGCCCTCCCATACCCCAGGACCTGTCTCAGACCCCCTAGagccctcccataccaccggcccTGCCTCAGGCCCCGTAAAACCCTCCCATTCCACCGGCCCTGGTCCAGGCACCCAtacctaa